In Musa acuminata AAA Group cultivar baxijiao chromosome BXJ2-8, Cavendish_Baxijiao_AAA, whole genome shotgun sequence, one genomic interval encodes:
- the LOC135620022 gene encoding acidic endochitinase SE2-like: MNEAFANRHRQSTMASRNLSSLLLVVLLVFASYAGSHAGSIAVYWGQNGNEGGLADTCNTGIYSYVMLAFLTTFGNGQTPVLNLAGHCDPPSGTCTGLSSDIRACQSQGIKVLLSLGGDSSSYSLSSSDDAASLATYLWANYLGGSSSSRPLGDAVLDGIDFDIQHGGPDHYNELAKQLSDLGGQAGTKVYLSAAPQCPYPDQSLGNALQTGLFEYVWVQFYNNRGCDYSSGVSGLSSAWGTWTSSLSSSTVFLGLPASQDAAGSGYIPPDVLTSQVLPAIKTASNYGGIMLWSRYYDLNSGYGAAVRNSV, encoded by the coding sequence ATGAACGAGGCCTTCGCCAATCGTCACAGGCAATCCACCATGGCCTCCCGTAacctctcctccctcctcctcgtcgTCCTCCTCGTCTTCGCCAGCTATGCCGGTTCCCACGCCGGCAGCATCGCCGTGTACTGGGGCCAGAACGGCAACGAGGGCGGCCTTGCCGACACCTGCAACACCGGCATCTACTCGTACGTGATGCTGGCTTTCCTCACCACCTTCGGCAACGGGCAAACCCCCGTCCTCAACCTGGCGGGCCACTGCGACCCCCCCTCCGGCACCTGCACCGGCCTCAGCTCCGACATCCGCGCCTGCCAGTCCCAGGGCATCAAGGTGCTCCTCTCCCTCGGTGGCGACTCCAGCAGCTACTCCCTGTCCTCCTCCGACGACGCCGCGAGCTTGGCGACGTATCTGTGGGCCAACTACCTCGGCGGCTCGTCCAGTTCGCGCCCGCTGGGCGACGCCGTCCTCGACGGCATCGACTTCGACATCCAGCATGGCGGCCCCGACCACTACAACGAGCTGGCGAAGCAGCTCTCCGACTTGGGCGGCCAGGCTGGGACCAAGGTGTACCTCTCGGCGGCGCCGCAGTGCCCCTACCCGGACCAGTCCTTGGGGAACGCGCTGCAGACGGGGCTCTTCGAATACGTGTGGGTGCAGTTCTACAACAACCGCGGCTGCGACTACTCGTCGGGGGTCAGCGGCCTGAGCAGCGCATGGGGGACGTGGACGTCGAGCTTGTCGTCATCGACCGTCTTCCTGGGGCTGCCGGCGTCGCAGGACGCGGCCGGGAGCGGGTACATCCCGCCCGACGTCCTCACCTCCCAGGTGCTGCCGGCGATCAAGACTGCGTCCAACTACGGCGGCATCATGCTGTGGAGCAGATACTACGATCTCAACAGCGGGTACGGCGCTGCCGTGAGGAACAGTGTTTGA